A segment of the Devriesea agamarum genome:
CAGGGGATCGGCGGCGACGGTCTGATCCGAATTGTGCGCACCCGCGCCGCAGGTCTCGGGAAGCTGCCAGATGACGTCCCTACCTGGTTCATGGACTATCGCAATGCGGACGGGTCAATCGCTGAAATGTGCGGTAACGGAGTGCGCGTTTTTGCCGTCCAACTCTTGCGCATGGCCGCCCGGGAGAACCTGGTGCCAGAGTCGGGGTTCGGGTTCGCAAGCCGGGACAAACCCACACTTTCGGCGTTCGGTGATCGATTCGCTATCTGGACCCGCGCCGGTCGCCGCGATGTGGAAATTCTTGCACGACCCGAGAACCCTCTCGACGGCGAGGGCTGGCAGGTGCGTGTCGGTATGGGACGCTACGACATCCTGGGGCGCAGTCATGTTTACCTCACCCGACGGGATGGTCAGCGAGAAGAGGTGAGTGCAACCGAAGCCTCCATGGGCAATCCCCATACGGTGGCTGTGATGCCCACGCCCGAGGCGGTGGAGTCGGTCGATCTCACCCGCGCACCGCAGATCGACCCGGTGCCGACGGATGGGACAAATCTTGAGCTTGTTGCCCTCATTGGGCCCAGACGGGCCCGCATCCGGATTCTCGAACGCGGCGTCGGTGAGACTTGGTCGTGCGGAACCGGCGCCTGTGCTGTCGCGGCTGTGCTGACTCAGCAAGCTGATGCGATACCCGGTTCTGACACGTCCTCCGGTGACGTGTCTGGCCGGCCCTCTGGTGCGTGCGAGCCGCAAGCTGAGAATCGCCAAGACGGGACTGCCTGGAAGATTGAGGTTCCGGGCGGGGTGCTGACTGTCGGGATTGATACGACAACCCGCGAGGTCACGTTGGCTGGGCCTGCGGTGATCGTCGGCGAGGTTGAACTCACCGCGGCTCACGCCCTGGGGCGCTAATGCCGGGACGCGGGTCCAGGGCTTGCCCTACCTCAAAGACAGCGGTGCCCCAAAGCTGACGGTAACCCCGGGCGACCGCTGCAGGTTACAAGCTGGGACCGGAACGGGCCTTAGGGCCGACCGTGAGGATGCGAAATCCTTTTGCGCTGGCAGTGCGGTTAACAGGCCGGTCAGGATCACGGCTTGCGAGCCAGCGCATCAACGAATCGGCCCCGAGGTTCTTACCCACCGCCATGGACGCGGTGCCGTCTGGGTGTAGACGCCCTAACCACAGGGCGAGCATTTGGTGAAGCTCGTCTTTACCGATCCTGATCGCAGGATTAGACCAGATGGCATGGAATTGAATCTCTGCGGGCACATCCTCAGGTGCGCATACCTCGACGTTTTCTAGCCCGAGCCGGGCAGCGTTTTCAGCGGTCAGCTCCCGGGCACGGTCGGCAATGTCCACGGCCCAGACTCGGCACCGCGGCCTGCGCAAGGCGAGCGTTAAAGCGATCGGTCCCCATCCGCTACCCAGGTCGAGCAGATCACCGGTATCCGGTAAGGGGGGAAGCTCATCTTCATGGGCAAGTAATAGGGCAGTTGCCTTGTCGAGGCTTTTCGCGCTGAACACACCGGCGCTGCTGACGAGGTCACGGCGGGAACCGGCCAGAGTGACGGATAGTGGAAAGCGCTGTTCTTTAGCGGTGCTCTGCGGGGTGAAATAGTGATCGCTCACCGGGCACAGAATACCGGGCGCAGGTTAGCTCTCCGTAAAATTCCTCGACCTCCCGGGTTGGTCATGGGATTCTGTAATCACCACGCAAGGCAACCACGACCGCATGTGAATGTCGCGGGTCCGGTAGGCCGTCGGTTGGCGGCGGTAAGCCGCCTGCTGGCTATGGCGGGCCGAGGCGGCAAGAAAAGGAGCATTGTGAGAATTACCTTCCACGAAGAAACTGTCACCGATGATGATCGCGTAGATGTCGAGACCGCAGCGCACGATGACGCCACTGCCAGTCACGATGATCTGTCGAAGGATCGGCAGCCGGGACGGGAGCGGAAGGGATCCTCACCCAGTTCGCGCGGGGATGACCTCACCGCCAGGATTCTGGCCCGCCCCGATGCCTCAATTTCCGATGTCACCTATGTGTCGGATGCCGACGGGGACCAGTTCGATTTGGCTGACCGCCACGCTCTGCGGCGAGTGCACGGTCTTTCGACGGAACTCGAAGACGTCACTGAGGTGGAATACCGTTCGCTGCGCCTCGAAAAGGTGGTGCTCGCAGGCCTGTTTACCTCCGGTGGTGTGGAGGATGCGGAAAACAGCCTGCGGGAACTGGCGGCGCTCGCCGAAACAGCGGGGTCCGATGTGCTTGACGGGGTGATGCAGCGGCGCCACCATCCCGACCCGTCGACCTTCCTCGGACGGGGTAAGGCGCAGGAACTTGCCGATATCGTTGCAGGCTGCGGGGCAGATACGGTGATTGTCGACGGGGCTCTAGCCCCCTCTCAGCGTCGCGCCTTAGAAGACGTGGTGAAGGTCAAGGTTATCGACCGGACCGCGCTGATCCTGGATATCTTTGCCCAGCATGCGAGGTCTCGGGAAGGCAAAGCGCAGGTTGAACTTGCACAGCTGGAGTATTTACTGCCGAGGCTGCGTGGGTGGGGCGAATCGATGTCCCGGCAGGCAGGTGGGCGTGTAGCGGCAGGCGCTGGGATCGGTTCTCGCGGCCCCGGTGAAACCAAAATTGAGTTGGACCGCCGCCGTATCCGGTCGCGGATTGCCAAACTGCGTCGTGAAATCAAGGAAATGAAACCCGCCCGGGAGGCTAAGCGCGCTGATCGTAAACGCCACAAGGTGCCGAGTGTGGCAATTGCTGGTTACACCAATGCCGGGAAGTCATCGTTGCTCAATCGACTGACTGGGGCCGGGGTGCTGGTGGAAAACGCGCTGTTTGCCACCCTCGATCCGACGGTGCGTCGGGCTGAAACTCCCGACGGACGCGAGTTCACGTTCGCGGACACCGTGGGTTTTGTTCGGCACTTGCCGCATGAACTGGTTGAAGCTTTCCGTTCCACTTTGGAAGAAGTAGCTGACGCAGACCTTCTGCTGCATGTCGTCGATGCGTCTCACCCGGACCCTGAAGGTCAGATCCAGGCCGTCCGGGCGGTATTCGCTGACATTGAGGGTTTCGATGTTCCCGAAGTGATCGTCTTTAACAAATGTGATCTCACAGAACCGGAGACGATCGCGCGTCTGCGCAGTCAGGTGCGCGACTCCTGTACCGTGTCGGCTCGCACAGGCGAAGGAATTGACGAGCTGCGTTCGATCATTGCGGACCGGTTACCTCGCCCGCAGTCTGAGGTCGATGTGGTAGTTCCTTACACCCGCGGCGACCTAGTGTCGCGAGCATATGACGGGGGCCGGATTCTGGCGGAATCCCATGAGGCCGACGGCACCCGGTTGCATGCGTTGGTGGATGCGGGGCTCGCCGCGGAGCTTCACGCAGTGGCCGTACAGGCGGACCCGGCTGAGCACTGAGACGGAAGCCGCCGAGTGATGTCGGTCATCACTCGGCGGTCTCAGCTTGGCGCGGCTATCCTTCGTGGTCAGTGGTCAGTGGTCATCTCGAGCCCCGGTGAGACAAGGAGTGCATCACGCGAGGAGATACATACGTATACCCTCGCAGAGTTCTCCGCGCGCCTTGAAAACGTGAGACGGGCTAGGTACTAGCCTGTCTCGGTGACATCCTCCGCCACTGCCAACGAGCCCCAAGACGACCTTGACGCGCTCATGGACGCAGCTGTGCGAGCGGTGGGAGGAAATCCCCGGCGGGGGCAGCAACGCATGGCCGGGGCTGTTCAGCGCGCGATGGAATCGGGTCGGCACCTACTGGTTCAGGCGGGCACCGGAACCGGTAAATCGCTGGGGTACTTGGTTCCGGCTTTGGCGCGCGCTGTGCGCACAGGTAAGCCGGTGGTGGTCTCCACGGCCACCATTGCGTTGCAAGCACAGATTGTCACCAAAGACTTACCGCGGCTGGTGGAGGCGCTTGCCCCGCTTTTGCCTCGGACTCCCAGTTTTTGTCTCCTTAAGGGCCGTGCAAACTATGTGTGCCTGCATAAGGTGGCCGGCGGTTACCCCGATGACATCGAACCGGGTGCGCTGTTTGCTGAAGCGAGTGTGCATTCCCCTTCCGGGGATACGTTGACCAGTGAGCGTTTGGGTGATCAGATACGGCGTTTGAGGGATTGGGCTGAGCAGACCGATACCGGTGATCGCGACGCCCTGGATATGCCGGTCAGTGATCGGGCGTGGCGGCAAGTATCGGTCACCGGTTCGCAATGTCTCGGTACCTCGTGCCCGATGGTGGGTGAGTGCTTCGCTGAGCGCAACCGGGACATCGCGCGTGGAGTTGATCTGATCGTGACGAATCACGCCCTGCTCGCGGTCGATGCTTTCTCAGGGCATGGCATTATTCCGGCGCATGACGTCGTTGTCTTTGATGAAGCCCATGAACTCACGGCCCGGGTCACTTCGGCTGTCACCAAAATACTGACGCACGGTGCCGTGCGCGGTGCGGGCCGGGCTGTGCGTCAGCTTGGGCTCCCGGCGACTGCGCTGGAAGAAGCGGGAGAGGCCCTGTCGAAGGCGCTCGGTGATGTGGGGGAGGGGCGTCTTCCAAACGGGCTCCCAGAAGTGCTGACCGACGCCCTGGTGGTTTTGGAAGCGGAAGCCCGGCAGCTTCACGCCGATGCTCGGGCTGCCGGGGATGACGGTGCGGGATCGACCGCTGGCGCCCGTAAGAACGCGCGGACAGCTTTGCAAGAGATCTGCGATGTGGCGCGGAGGGTGGTTGATGAGCGCGAAGGGGATGTGGTGTGGATTTCGCGCGGTGAAGCCAACGGCAGACTGAGCTTGCTGGTTGCGCCCCTATCCATCGCCGGGTCTATGCGCTCGAAGATTCTTAGCCAGCGCACGACGGTGATGACCTCGGCCACGCTCGCGTTTGCGGATCGCTTTGAGTCGCCTGCCGGTGCCGTAGGACTGGATCCGCGCGATCGCCGCCCCGAGGATGAGGATTCTTATCTGCAGGTGCCTGACGGTGAGAATAAACTGTGGTCCGGTATCGACGTGGGGAGCCCGTTCGATTACGAGAAACAGGGGATTCTCTATATCGCCAGGCATTTACCGACCCCCGGCCGGGAAGGGCCGAGCCTGGCAATGCTGGATCATGTGGTGGAGTTGGTGGAAGCATCCGACGGTGGGGTGCTCGGCCTGTTTTCCTCGCGGCGTGCGGCGGAAGCCGCAGCTCAACATGTGCGTGAACGCAGTAGTTTGCCCATTGCAGTGCAGGGTGAAGACAGTGTGGGCAGGTTGGTGAGCGTTTTTCGTCAGGAAACGCATACGAGTCTTTTTGGGACGCTATCGCTGTGGCAAGGCGTGGACGTGCAGGGGGATGCCTGCCGGTTGGTGCTCATAGACCGGATTCCGTTCCCGCGTCCGGACGATCCACTGACTTCGGCTCGTCAAGAGCATATTTCGGCGCGTGGCGGCAATGGATTCATGAGCGTGTCGGCTCAGCATGCAGCATTATTACTGGCCCAGGGGGCCGGACGTCTGGTTCGTTCGGACACAGACCGCGGGATGGTTGCGGTGCTCGATCCTCGCCTAGCCACGGCGAGGTATGGCGGCTATCTGCTCAGCGCGATGCCTCCGCTGTGGCGTACCAGCGATCCGGAGGTGGCGCTGGGGGCTTTGCGCAGGCTATCCCAGTCGGTTCGCTCTAGGTGAGGGTGTTACGGGATGAGGAGCTAGATGGGATGGGTCGTTCGGTCTAGAAGCCGCGTTCCAGGGCTAGATTGCGCGCAGCACCGCTACGACCTTGCCAAGAATTTCAGCATGATCGCCAAGTATGGGCGTGAACGCTGGGTTGTGCGGCATGAGCCATACGTGATTGTCGGCGCGTTTGAAGGTTTTGACGGTCGCTTCACCATCCAGCATGGCCGCCACAATTTCTCCCGGCTCGGCAATTTGTTGTCTCCGGATAACTACCCAGTCGCCATCGCAGATAGCGGCATCCACCATGGAGTCGCCGCTGACTTTTAAGAGGAAAAGGTCGCCGCTGCCGACCAGCTGTTGGGGCAAGGTGAACACGTCTTCGACGTGTTCTTCGGCGGTGATGGGTGCACCGGCGGCAATGCGCCCCACAAGTGGGACTGCAACGCTTGTCCCAGCCGTAACGCCAGCTCCAACCACGATGTCACTCGGCTCGGGGAGGCTGGCGGCACCGTCCTCGTCGGGCATCACAATTTCCATGGCGCGAGGACGCTTGGGGTCGCGCCGCAGAAACCCTTTGCGCTCTAAGGCTTGCAGCTGGTGGGACACGGACGAGGGCGAGTTTAGCCCCACTGCATCACCGATTTCGCGCATGCTCGGCGGGTATCCCCGGTGTTGGATAGCGCTGGCGATTTTTTCGAGGATGCGACGCTGGCGAGGTGTCAGGGTGTCGGGGGCGGGGGACTTATCTGGATGTTGCGACTGCCCTGTGTGGTCGGTGCGTGCCATGTGCCGTCCGCCTCCCATGTCGCCGCGACCGCCGGTCGGAGCCGGTCGGAGCGCGGTGTCTCTCGTTTGTCATACCCCCTTGGTGCAGTGGGTATGTCCAGCGTAGAGGGGTCCGAGCACAAGATCAAACAGATGTTCGATCATCTCTTGCTGGAACGGCGGTTTGGATTTATAGTCGAACAAACATTCGATCGAACAGGAGTTCGAACATGAGCCCTCTCGCAGTGAGTAATCAGCAGCACGCATGTGGTGTAGGCGCCCTCGCATGCGGCGGTCAGCGGCATCTGTTCGTGGTGCGTGATGGGTCACAGACGCCTAACGTATCCTCCGCCCGCCCGGCGGTCTCAGCGCGCATGCGGTTGACGACTCGCGGGCGCATTGTGGTGACCATGCTGCTTGGGGCGGCAATTGTGAGCATGCTGCTGTCGCTATTCATTGTCGATATCCCTGCGGCTATGGCCGGCGGGCGCCATCCCGACGAGCTGGCAGTGGTCATGGTTCAGCCGGGGGAGACCTTATGGAATCTCGCAGAGCGTTACGGGGATGACTCCCTGACGGTTCAAGACAATGTGCGACACCTTCGGGAGATCAATCACCTTCCAAATGAGCAGGTCTCGGCGGGGACGGCCCTGTACGTGCCTGCGGGTTGATGACTTCAAGGCTCTGATTGCTTAATATCCGGAGGTTGGGCGGTCGTCTATCTGCTGCGACCGTTAAGATGCCTGGTGTGCACTGTCCTTTCTGCCGACACCCTGATTCCCGGGTGGTTGACTCCCGTACCTCTGATGACGGGGTGACCATCCGGCGCCGCCGTCAATGCCCGTCGTGTGGGCGGAGGTTCTCAACCACGGAATCGGCATCGCTGGTTGTCAATAAGAGATCTGGGGTTAGTGAACCCTTTAGCCGGGCAAAGGTCATTTCTGGCGTGCGCAAGGCCTGCCAGGGGCGGCCAGTGACCGAGGATGAGCTCGCTGTCCTCGCGCAAAAAGTTGAAGAGTCGGTCCGAGCAAGCGGACAGGCGGAGATCGACTCCATGGGGGTTGGTTTGGCGATTCTTGAGCCGCTCAAAGAACTCGACCTCGTGGCCTATCTGAGGTTTGCCTCGGTCTATCAGAGCTTTGAATCGCTGGAGGATTTCGACGCCGCCATCGCCGCTTTGCGTGGAGAACACCGGGGATCACCCCCAAATTCTCAGGATGGTCGAGACACCTCAGAAATCTAGGTATCATATGGTCGTGCGGTTCTGCCGCGCAGAGCCGGTGGTCATGGAGGGGAAGCCAAGACCACCGGCTTTTTCATGCTTTAACACCTAGATTGGTCTGCCGCTCCCTCATTGCTGAGGCTTGTGCGTGGCACAGATTCCGGCCGGAAGGTCTTCGCTGTGCACGATGTCCAGCCTGCGAGTGGACCGGGTCATCGCCACGTAAAGATCATTTGCACCCCGTCGATGAGCACGAAGAATCTGCGCCGGTTCCACGATGATGACATCGTCAAACTCAAGCCCCTTAGCCTGCTCAGCCGTCATCACAGCGACGATGTCGTCAATGCCCCCGCTACCGAGCCCAATGCGATCACCCAGCAGCGCCCGCGACGTGCCCTGCTCCTGACTCCCACGACAGGGATCGTGCAGTAACACGGATGTGAGCGTCGCCTGAAGAGACTGCGCAGTCTGTGACGGGCAGATCACCGCCACCCGGCCCTGGTCAGCACGGAGATGACCCATGATGAGGCGTGCGCACAAACTCGATATCGCCTCAGGCTCCACCCGGTGAGTAGCGACATCGTGATCACCGTTGCGCACCGACTGTACCTGTGTGACGTGCAAGCCTGCCTGCCGGGCCGTCTCCACTGCACGATCCATAATGCGCCGCGGGGTACGGTAATTCACGGTAAGTTCGGTGAGCTGATACCTGTCGCCCACAAAAGGAGACAGTGCAGCACCCCAGCGGTCAGCACCGGCAGCGGATGAGGTCTGGGCAATATCGCCAACCACGGTGAAGGACTTGGTGGGACACCGGCGCATAAGAACCCGCCAGGCCATAGCCGACAGTTCCTGCGCTTCGTCGGCAACAACGTGTCCGAACGTCCACTGTCGATCCTCCAGGGCACGCTCGGCGATGCTGCGCAGACCGGTACGAACCTCCATGCGATCAGCGAGGTCTTCCGCCCGAACCAACCCGTCAGTGTCGATGTTCGCCAACACTCCACGGGCATAATCCAGATTTTGTTCCCGCTGTGCGTGGGCGCGGGCATTGAGAACGCGCTCCACTTCGTCGTCCTCACCCAAAATCTCGGCCGCCTCATCCAAAAGCGGAACGTCATCGACGGTCCACGGGGAGCCTTTCGGACGGGCCAGTAGATCAACCTGACCGGGTGTTAAGGATGGATCTGCCGCGTGCAGTCGCTCCGGATGAGCGAAAAGAATATTTAAGAAGGACTGTGGCGTGTAGGGAAGCCAGCATAAATTGAGCAGCTTCCTGATACCGGGGTGGCGCCGAAGATCATCCAGCCGTTCGCTGCTTTCCTCAGGGGTGACGACCAAGCCTCGGGTAGCCAAAGCGCGCTCATACCGAACCAGAATCCGGTCTAAGGCGCTGCGCACGAACACGGAACGAGCTTGGTTATGGGGTTTCCGGGTGGCGCGGGCATCTTTGCGCGCCGCAGCGAGATCGCTTACACGGACAACGAATTCGACCCCGTCCAGGCGTACCTTTTGGTCGCGCTGGGGAATCCTCTGACGGTCTTTTACAGCGCGGGCTAGCAGTGTCGCCATTCTCGTATCGCCCTTGAGACGGGCAGTGTCGGGTGCATCGCGAAGCTCGGTGCTCACGCCGGGGAAAAGCTCACCCGGGGTGAGCATCAGAACCCCTGATTCGCCCAGGGAAGGTAGTACGCGTTCGATATACCGCAGGAAACCGCGAGTGGGAGCGACCACCAGCACCCCGGAATGCTCGAGTTTGCGGCGGTGGGTGTACAGCAGATAGGCGGCGCGGTGCAGTGCGACCGCGGTTTTACCCGTTCCGGGCCCGCCCTGGACAATGAGCACACCGCGAGTCTTCGCCCGGATGATGCGATCCTGCTCGGCCTGGATGGTCGCGACGATTTCTCCCATGCGGCCGGTGCGTTGAGCCCGCAGGGAAGCGAGCAAAGCTCCTTCTCCCTGAAGCACATGGGACCCGGCATCGGCGTCCTCGAGCAGGCGGGAATCCAGCACGTCGTCCTCGAGGCCGACGACGGTGCGGCCCCGGGTCACTAGATGCCGGCGCAAGCGCACTCCCTGACGTGCCGCGGGGGTGGCCTGGTAGAACGCTGCTGCCGCGGGGGCTCGCCAGTCAACGAGTAGCTGGTGACGGTCTGGAGTGAATAGGCCAATGCGACCGATATAGTGCGTCACTTGGTCGTCGCCGTCGAGGCGGCCAAAGACGACGTTGTTACTGACCGAGTCGAGTAGTGCCAGGCGGTCCTGGTACATCGCGGCGAAGGCGTCGCGTTCTGACCGGTTTTGATGGGTGGAGGCGTGCTGAGAACGCTGAACCTTGCTGAGCTGACCGCCGATCTGCGTGCGGATCTGGTCGAGCCGCTGGTACAGGCGGTCGACATATTGTTGCTCGGCGGCGATTTCTTCCTGGGGATCGGGTCCCTGCGCGGGCTGAGTCACTGCTGTTCCTGCCCCTGGTCGTCGGTGGTAGCTGCGCTCTGGGTGTCGCCGGGTGATGTTTGTGTCGCATCCACTTGGCGGCAAGGCGCAGTGTTCCATTATGGTGGAACGCGCTCGGGGTCGAAAGCTCAGACGACATGATCTGCTTATGCCGTGGACATCTGAATGACGACAAGGCCCCGATCCGGCGGATGCACAGTGGAATACGAGACGACGGGGAGGCGAAACTGATGCGCGACCCGCGAGAGCTGTACACATTTGCATCTGACGAGGTCGTGGCTGCGGTGCCACGGGGTGGGCTGGTGCTGGTTCATGCGCTGCCTGGGTTTATTGATGCGGGTAATGCCTGCCGGATTGCATCGACCTATTTGAAGGACACGTTGCGCACGGTTCGGCTGCTCACATTTGAGACCGACGAAATTCTGGATTATCGCGGCTCGCGACCGCAGACCATCTTTACCGGTCGTGCTTTTGGTCCGCTTGAGATTCCTGAGATTGCCCTGTACCTCATGTATGACGAGGCAGACCGGCCGTTTTTGTTTCTCGACGGTCCGGAACCTGATTTGCAGTGGCGGCGCATGTCGCGGGCACTAATCGACATCGTGGAGTATTTCGAGGTCGATCTGACGGTGAGTATGCACGCGATTCCGATGGCGGTTCCGCATACCCGTCCGATTGGATTGGTTGCCCATGCGACGGATGAGGGCCTGCTGGGTGAGGTTGACCGGGATACAGAAGCCACAGCTGAATTTGTGGTACCTGCAGGTTTTTACGCCATGCTCGAGACGATGCTGGGGGCGGAAGGGCACGATGCGTTGGGGTATGCCGCACAAATTCCCCATTATTTGACTCGCTCGGACTTCCCCGCGGGTGCGCTTGCGCTTTTGCGGCGGGTTTCGGAGGCTGCTCG
Coding sequences within it:
- a CDS encoding diaminopimelate epimerase, encoding MTDASAPSSRPDPTACAGPCNALEDNVKSPVSNPRDAMVVEHNSAYSAKQAIRSASYSADKIVRSAVKVAKGHGTANDFVIIEDPDGQIQLDAQAVRTLTDRRQGIGGDGLIRIVRTRAAGLGKLPDDVPTWFMDYRNADGSIAEMCGNGVRVFAVQLLRMAARENLVPESGFGFASRDKPTLSAFGDRFAIWTRAGRRDVEILARPENPLDGEGWQVRVGMGRYDILGRSHVYLTRRDGQREEVSATEASMGNPHTVAVMPTPEAVESVDLTRAPQIDPVPTDGTNLELVALIGPRRARIRILERGVGETWSCGTGACAVAAVLTQQADAIPGSDTSSGDVSGRPSGACEPQAENRQDGTAWKIEVPGGVLTVGIDTTTREVTLAGPAVIVGEVELTAAHALGR
- a CDS encoding class I SAM-dependent methyltransferase; the encoded protein is MSDHYFTPQSTAKEQRFPLSVTLAGSRRDLVSSAGVFSAKSLDKATALLLAHEDELPPLPDTGDLLDLGSGWGPIALTLALRRPRCRVWAVDIADRARELTAENAARLGLENVEVCAPEDVPAEIQFHAIWSNPAIRIGKDELHQMLALWLGRLHPDGTASMAVGKNLGADSLMRWLASRDPDRPVNRTASAKGFRILTVGPKARSGPSL
- the hflX gene encoding GTPase HflX; amino-acid sequence: MRITFHEETVTDDDRVDVETAAHDDATASHDDLSKDRQPGRERKGSSPSSRGDDLTARILARPDASISDVTYVSDADGDQFDLADRHALRRVHGLSTELEDVTEVEYRSLRLEKVVLAGLFTSGGVEDAENSLRELAALAETAGSDVLDGVMQRRHHPDPSTFLGRGKAQELADIVAGCGADTVIVDGALAPSQRRALEDVVKVKVIDRTALILDIFAQHARSREGKAQVELAQLEYLLPRLRGWGESMSRQAGGRVAAGAGIGSRGPGETKIELDRRRIRSRIAKLRREIKEMKPAREAKRADRKRHKVPSVAIAGYTNAGKSSLLNRLTGAGVLVENALFATLDPTVRRAETPDGREFTFADTVGFVRHLPHELVEAFRSTLEEVADADLLLHVVDASHPDPEGQIQAVRAVFADIEGFDVPEVIVFNKCDLTEPETIARLRSQVRDSCTVSARTGEGIDELRSIIADRLPRPQSEVDVVVPYTRGDLVSRAYDGGRILAESHEADGTRLHALVDAGLAAELHAVAVQADPAEH
- a CDS encoding ATP-dependent DNA helicase; amino-acid sequence: MTSSATANEPQDDLDALMDAAVRAVGGNPRRGQQRMAGAVQRAMESGRHLLVQAGTGTGKSLGYLVPALARAVRTGKPVVVSTATIALQAQIVTKDLPRLVEALAPLLPRTPSFCLLKGRANYVCLHKVAGGYPDDIEPGALFAEASVHSPSGDTLTSERLGDQIRRLRDWAEQTDTGDRDALDMPVSDRAWRQVSVTGSQCLGTSCPMVGECFAERNRDIARGVDLIVTNHALLAVDAFSGHGIIPAHDVVVFDEAHELTARVTSAVTKILTHGAVRGAGRAVRQLGLPATALEEAGEALSKALGDVGEGRLPNGLPEVLTDALVVLEAEARQLHADARAAGDDGAGSTAGARKNARTALQEICDVARRVVDEREGDVVWISRGEANGRLSLLVAPLSIAGSMRSKILSQRTTVMTSATLAFADRFESPAGAVGLDPRDRRPEDEDSYLQVPDGENKLWSGIDVGSPFDYEKQGILYIARHLPTPGREGPSLAMLDHVVELVEASDGGVLGLFSSRRAAEAAAQHVRERSSLPIAVQGEDSVGRLVSVFRQETHTSLFGTLSLWQGVDVQGDACRLVLIDRIPFPRPDDPLTSARQEHISARGGNGFMSVSAQHAALLLAQGAGRLVRSDTDRGMVAVLDPRLATARYGGYLLSAMPPLWRTSDPEVALGALRRLSQSVRSR
- the lexA gene encoding transcriptional repressor LexA, with amino-acid sequence MARTDHTGQSQHPDKSPAPDTLTPRQRRILEKIASAIQHRGYPPSMREIGDAVGLNSPSSVSHQLQALERKGFLRRDPKRPRAMEIVMPDEDGAASLPEPSDIVVGAGVTAGTSVAVPLVGRIAAGAPITAEEHVEDVFTLPQQLVGSGDLFLLKVSGDSMVDAAICDGDWVVIRRQQIAEPGEIVAAMLDGEATVKTFKRADNHVWLMPHNPAFTPILGDHAEILGKVVAVLRAI
- a CDS encoding LysM peptidoglycan-binding domain-containing protein, yielding MSPLAVSNQQHACGVGALACGGQRHLFVVRDGSQTPNVSSARPAVSARMRLTTRGRIVVTMLLGAAIVSMLLSLFIVDIPAAMAGGRHPDELAVVMVQPGETLWNLAERYGDDSLTVQDNVRHLREINHLPNEQVSAGTALYVPAG
- the nrdR gene encoding transcriptional regulator NrdR, yielding MHCPFCRHPDSRVVDSRTSDDGVTIRRRRQCPSCGRRFSTTESASLVVNKRSGVSEPFSRAKVISGVRKACQGRPVTEDELAVLAQKVEESVRASGQAEIDSMGVGLAILEPLKELDLVAYLRFASVYQSFESLEDFDAAIAALRGEHRGSPPNSQDGRDTSEI
- a CDS encoding HelD family protein, coding for MTQPAQGPDPQEEIAAEQQYVDRLYQRLDQIRTQIGGQLSKVQRSQHASTHQNRSERDAFAAMYQDRLALLDSVSNNVVFGRLDGDDQVTHYIGRIGLFTPDRHQLLVDWRAPAAAAFYQATPAARQGVRLRRHLVTRGRTVVGLEDDVLDSRLLEDADAGSHVLQGEGALLASLRAQRTGRMGEIVATIQAEQDRIIRAKTRGVLIVQGGPGTGKTAVALHRAAYLLYTHRRKLEHSGVLVVAPTRGFLRYIERVLPSLGESGVLMLTPGELFPGVSTELRDAPDTARLKGDTRMATLLARAVKDRQRIPQRDQKVRLDGVEFVVRVSDLAAARKDARATRKPHNQARSVFVRSALDRILVRYERALATRGLVVTPEESSERLDDLRRHPGIRKLLNLCWLPYTPQSFLNILFAHPERLHAADPSLTPGQVDLLARPKGSPWTVDDVPLLDEAAEILGEDDEVERVLNARAHAQREQNLDYARGVLANIDTDGLVRAEDLADRMEVRTGLRSIAERALEDRQWTFGHVVADEAQELSAMAWRVLMRRCPTKSFTVVGDIAQTSSAAGADRWGAALSPFVGDRYQLTELTVNYRTPRRIMDRAVETARQAGLHVTQVQSVRNGDHDVATHRVEPEAISSLCARLIMGHLRADQGRVAVICPSQTAQSLQATLTSVLLHDPCRGSQEQGTSRALLGDRIGLGSGGIDDIVAVMTAEQAKGLEFDDVIIVEPAQILRAHRRGANDLYVAMTRSTRRLDIVHSEDLPAGICATHKPQQ
- a CDS encoding proteasome assembly chaperone family protein yields the protein MRDPRELYTFASDEVVAAVPRGGLVLVHALPGFIDAGNACRIASTYLKDTLRTVRLLTFETDEILDYRGSRPQTIFTGRAFGPLEIPEIALYLMYDEADRPFLFLDGPEPDLQWRRMSRALIDIVEYFEVDLTVSMHAIPMAVPHTRPIGLVAHATDEGLLGEVDRDTEATAEFVVPAGFYAMLETMLGAEGHDALGYAAQIPHYLTRSDFPAGALALLRRVSEAARLDIPLVNLGDMAEAAAKTLEGTVKDNDEMLRMVAELEEQYDSLQDADGSSLLATTVDMPTAAEIGDHFERFLATQEPPASDDR